In a single window of the Paenibacillus sp. MMS20-IR301 genome:
- a CDS encoding DUF4304 domain-containing protein, producing MQQLFKELIKNEVKPFFAGHGYSKKNLFFYKAEGTQFYSFQLQKLAGNTRNQIMFYVNCCIYSIGLEPFQARPTKTAPPGENPHFTVRIAEIVPAAPDRYSLTSDTDADKFTAELLQHLEEALMFMHTMTGAREIVDYYMDRTALHLSEETFRFLLHAGDRETADQYLLKLRAKYGSEPRWTIWEKKYAAIWSESEE from the coding sequence ATGCAGCAGCTGTTCAAGGAACTGATCAAGAACGAGGTCAAACCTTTTTTCGCGGGACACGGTTACTCCAAGAAAAATCTGTTCTTCTACAAAGCAGAGGGAACGCAGTTCTACTCTTTCCAATTGCAGAAATTGGCCGGGAACACGCGGAATCAGATCATGTTCTACGTTAACTGCTGCATTTATTCTATCGGACTTGAGCCCTTCCAAGCCCGTCCGACCAAAACAGCGCCTCCAGGAGAGAACCCCCATTTCACCGTGCGGATCGCTGAGATCGTCCCCGCTGCTCCTGACCGCTACTCCCTGACGTCTGATACGGATGCGGACAAATTCACAGCAGAGCTTCTGCAGCACTTAGAGGAAGCGCTCATGTTCATGCACACCATGACAGGCGCCAGAGAAATTGTGGATTATTATATGGACAGGACCGCGCTGCATTTAAGCGAAGAAACCTTCCGTTTCCTGCTGCACGCAGGCGACCGTGAAACGGCCGATCAGTATCTGCTCAAGCTGCGGGCGAAATACGGAAGCGAACCGCGCTGGACGATCTGGGAGAAGAAATACGCAGCGATTTGGAGCGAATCCGAAGAATAA
- a CDS encoding DUF4317 domain-containing protein: MIKKEAAHIRKQFKMDHDQLKLFDILNVYIMKETNEIYHFERQPFAMVDREKQELYMGNFRKLLTGELDHKLFELKFMEEAEEPSQVMLHQGLVTGDPEEWQDLMLMLVDKMLADTKYEKDAVVTFVRGQYFRPTKARNDEAEETGKDEMFAHPFILCSVNSTEQQRKTMLFDYVEREFKYNIMVDPIIKLSTPEQGFFYPSVTDNYSDVNRILYCTGSSNNPNPHFIEQVLNAERSVTAMEERSIFEEIVKEVAGEQIDVATIAQVYEEIHQVIEENADEEEPPRLDYRDVERVLKVSGVEDVTMEKVERAFETIVDNKHYEMKASSVIPKFTSKSIKIDTKVASITISPQDLRYVRQVNYQGKRCIMIEIDEDAVIEGFTLATENL; this comes from the coding sequence ATGATCAAGAAAGAAGCCGCACATATACGTAAGCAATTCAAGATGGACCACGATCAGCTGAAGCTGTTCGACATTCTCAACGTGTATATTATGAAGGAAACCAATGAAATCTATCACTTCGAGCGCCAGCCGTTTGCCATGGTGGACCGGGAGAAGCAGGAGCTGTACATGGGCAATTTCCGCAAGCTGCTGACCGGGGAGCTGGACCATAAGCTGTTTGAGCTTAAGTTCATGGAGGAAGCGGAGGAACCGTCCCAGGTGATGCTGCATCAGGGGCTGGTAACCGGGGACCCGGAGGAATGGCAGGACCTCATGCTGATGCTCGTGGATAAAATGCTGGCCGATACTAAGTATGAAAAGGATGCCGTGGTCACGTTTGTCCGCGGACAATACTTCCGGCCGACCAAAGCACGCAATGACGAAGCGGAAGAAACCGGCAAAGATGAAATGTTCGCACATCCGTTTATTTTATGCAGCGTGAACTCCACAGAGCAGCAGCGGAAGACCATGCTGTTCGATTACGTGGAACGGGAATTCAAATACAATATCATGGTGGATCCGATTATCAAGCTGAGCACGCCGGAGCAGGGGTTCTTTTATCCGAGTGTGACCGACAATTATTCCGATGTGAACCGCATCTTGTACTGCACAGGTAGCTCCAATAATCCGAACCCGCATTTCATTGAACAGGTCCTGAATGCGGAGCGGTCCGTGACAGCAATGGAAGAGAGATCGATCTTCGAGGAGATTGTGAAGGAAGTGGCAGGTGAACAGATTGATGTAGCCACCATTGCCCAGGTCTATGAAGAGATCCATCAGGTTATTGAAGAGAATGCGGATGAGGAAGAGCCGCCGCGGCTGGATTACCGGGATGTGGAACGTGTGCTGAAGGTGAGCGGCGTGGAGGATGTGACGATGGAGAAGGTAGAACGCGCATTTGAGACCATCGTGGATAACAAACACTATGAGATGAAAGCCAGCAGTGTCATTCCGAAGTTCACCTCCAAATCGATCAAGATTGATACCAAGGTCGCTTCGATTACCATCAGCCCGCAGGATCTGCGGTATGTGCGGCAGGTGAATTATCAGGGCAAGCGCTGTATCATGATTGAGATTGATGAGGATGCGGTGATTGAAGGGTTCACGCTGGCTACAGAGAATTTGTAG
- a CDS encoding S-layer homology domain-containing protein, whose protein sequence is MTGYFNGNVKFDGINTVADPNTGTAGSIFIAKYASDGTLTWVKVIGSVKSASSYGDFGRGIAVDSSGNVYVAAQFMGDGTTGLLDVDPDPGVTKNIQGETSNSQAFLLKLNSSGAFQWVVTNRGPLSTAPYDAVAINSAGTSIYWGGAFTSNSGKANTVTDGTGVISTQSASTNNLFVMKINAATGALTWFTANPTDPSANYIYSLALDSNEDVYAAGNVYGGPTFGSTTFENTGTFNSFVWKLNSSGVTQWADQFKSSSTSNARGVTADSTGVYVTGFFQGTNDFDPGPGTSNATSAGANDMYVVKLNPSDGALLWKFTGGGTAGEIGSNLNVDGSGNLYVLGTFNGTAAFGSTNVTSVGNTDLFILKLSSSNGSPQWVNTIGSTAADAAGGIAIYSNGNIRVGATIKGIADVDPSGATLNATNNSGTNSAIASVTWNSSGQLPSGATAPTVITSSSVSGITGSAATIGGNVTADGGTTITERGVVYSVSANPTTSDSKVTASGTTGTFSVNLSALNANTTYHFRAYAKNSQGTSYGSNQTFTTTAMNSSISPAVASFDKKTTAQADVTTTMTLNGNTLSSIQNGASTLMLNTDYTVSGSTVTIKKEYLAAQSEGTTSLTINFNAGNTQTLAITVTDTTPTPEAIPAAAIGYEAEQLTGLIENGVYTVNGTTVTADSAGKLAIDSSWLGTTLSIVKKGNGTTTSDSVAQSLPVPSRPVAPAGVGKTDETTVNGHDGSLTGVNATMEYKLSTAETWSNITGTSVTGLVPGTYDVRTKATLSSFASSAVQVTVGTFTATPEAIPTAAIDYTAEQLSGLTASGVYTVNGTTVTADSAGKLAIDSSWLGTTLSIVKKGNGTTTSDSAAQSLPVPSRPVAPAGVGKTDETTVNGHDGSLTGVNATMEYKLSTAETWSNITGTSVTGLVPGTYDVRTKATSSSFASSAVQATVGAFTATPEAIPAAAINYEAEQLTGLSANGTYTVNGTTVTATADGKISIDSSWLGTTLSIVKKGNGTTTSDGAAQSLPVPSRPAAPAGVGKTDETTVNGHNGSLTGVNAAMEYKLSTAEAWSNITGTSVTGLVPDTYDVRTKATSSSFASAAVQVTVGAFTATPETIPAAAINYEAEQLTGLTANGTYTVNGTTVTADSAGKLAIDSSWLGTTLSIVKKGNGTTTSDSTAQSLPVAGRPAAPAGVGKTDETTVNGHDGSLTGVNATMEYKLSTAETWSNITGTSVTGLAPGTYDVRTKATSSSFASAAVQVTVGVFTATPEAIPAAAIDYEAEQLTGLSANGTYTVNGTAVTADSAGKLAIDSGWLGTTLSIVKKGNGTTTSDSAAQSLPVPSRPAAPAGVGKTDETTVNGIDGILTGVNAAMEYKLSTAATWSDITGTSVTGLAPGTYDVRTKATSSSFASAAVQVTVGAFTATPEAIPAAAIGYEAEQLTGLTANGTYTVNGTAVTATAEGKISIDSGWLGTTLSIVKKGNGTTTSDSAAQSLPVPSRPVAPAGVGKTDETTVNGHDGSLTGVNATMEYKLSTAEAWSNITGTSVTGLAPGTYDVRTKATSSSFTSAAVQVTVGVFTATPEAIPAAAIGYEAEQLTGLTANGVYTVNGTTVTATAEGKISIDSSWLGTTLSIVKMGDGSTTTDSAVQTLSIPSRAAAPVGVTVTDVTYGGANNGSIQNVTLQMEYKKGSTGSWTDVEDTVIVNLAPDTYYVRVKATSTSFASIEVQVTVHDSDAVIPAAPEVTADDQSNRVVGLNTSMEFAVDDGPYVRYDGTNLPDLSGEHTVKVRVAASGSVPAGPATTITFTTNAPIPAAGLTVSSNDPVGTANNGMTQIVVTPAPAEGHEILYKNFGTGSVVIPNAGDTLTGYTVIGSAGLIPASNGDKIGIAEVDAAGKVVKYGIAIAAVLNDTITPDTGNTGNTGNSSSSGTAMTSTSVVTNIIVLVNGKEENAGQATITTNGNVKTTTIAVDPVKLQAKLDAEGRGAVVTIPVTIDSNVFVGELNGQMVKNLENASATLVLQTNTGSYTLPAKEINIGALAGQLGNSIKLEDIKLKITIAEDSAVMKQVVADAISKGGYTLVAPSVDFTVTATYGTSTVEVGRFNVYVQRSVALPDGVDPNRITTGIVVEPDGTVRHVPTRIMQKNGRYYAEINSLTNSSYSVVWHPLTFADVENHWAKDAVNDMGSRLVINGVNQTAFNPNADITRAEFAAIIVRGLGLKLGDGQAAYADVPASAWYAGAVQTAAGYGLITGFEDGTFRPDALITREQAMNIIAKAMKLTGLAELTGTVDTASVLGAFTDGGNAGSWAKDSLALAAKAGLITGRGNSSLAAKANVTRAEVAALIQRLLQKSDLIN, encoded by the coding sequence ATGACGGGTTATTTTAACGGCAATGTGAAATTCGATGGAATTAACACGGTTGCCGATCCGAATACCGGGACGGCCGGTTCTATTTTTATAGCCAAATATGCTTCCGACGGCACTTTAACTTGGGTCAAAGTGATCGGAAGTGTAAAGAGCGCTTCCAGCTACGGCGATTTTGGAAGAGGGATTGCCGTTGATAGCTCAGGAAATGTGTACGTTGCCGCGCAGTTTATGGGTGACGGCACAACGGGGCTGTTAGATGTAGATCCGGATCCTGGCGTAACCAAAAATATTCAAGGGGAAACATCGAACAGTCAGGCCTTCTTATTAAAACTAAATAGCTCAGGTGCATTTCAATGGGTCGTAACGAATCGAGGCCCCCTCTCCACCGCGCCCTACGATGCCGTAGCCATTAATAGCGCAGGCACATCGATTTATTGGGGCGGCGCATTTACCTCGAATAGCGGTAAAGCTAACACTGTTACTGACGGTACAGGTGTTATAAGCACACAGTCGGCATCGACAAACAATCTTTTTGTTATGAAAATAAATGCTGCTACAGGCGCTTTAACCTGGTTTACAGCGAATCCAACCGACCCTTCGGCTAATTACATTTATTCACTTGCTCTGGATAGCAACGAAGACGTGTATGCCGCGGGTAATGTGTACGGAGGTCCGACCTTCGGAAGCACAACTTTTGAGAATACCGGAACTTTCAATTCTTTTGTCTGGAAATTGAACAGTTCCGGTGTTACCCAGTGGGCGGATCAATTCAAGTCTTCCTCAACCAGTAATGCCAGAGGTGTGACTGCCGATAGTACCGGAGTATATGTTACGGGGTTCTTCCAGGGAACCAACGATTTTGACCCTGGACCAGGTACCTCCAACGCCACATCTGCAGGTGCTAACGATATGTATGTGGTGAAATTGAATCCTTCAGACGGAGCTTTGCTGTGGAAGTTTACGGGTGGAGGTACCGCAGGCGAAATTGGATCTAATTTAAACGTTGATGGTTCCGGAAATCTGTACGTATTAGGTACTTTTAATGGAACTGCAGCTTTTGGTTCCACTAATGTAACCTCTGTAGGGAATACGGATTTGTTTATTCTCAAGTTATCTTCCTCCAATGGCAGTCCGCAGTGGGTTAATACTATCGGAAGTACAGCTGCAGATGCTGCAGGTGGAATAGCAATCTACAGCAACGGCAACATCAGGGTGGGTGCTACCATTAAAGGAATTGCCGATGTTGATCCAAGCGGAGCTACCTTGAATGCTACGAACAATAGTGGAACCAATTCAGCTATTGCTTCCGTTACATGGAACTCGTCCGGGCAGTTGCCGAGCGGCGCAACCGCACCGACAGTTATTACAAGCTCTTCTGTATCAGGGATTACTGGCAGCGCAGCAACGATTGGAGGGAATGTGACCGCGGATGGCGGAACAACGATAACCGAACGGGGAGTGGTTTATTCCGTAAGTGCAAATCCTACGACGAGCGATAGCAAGGTCACTGCCTCGGGAACCACTGGAACCTTTAGTGTGAATTTGAGTGCCTTAAATGCAAATACGACCTATCATTTCCGCGCCTATGCGAAGAACTCGCAGGGGACCAGCTACGGAAGCAATCAGACCTTTACAACTACTGCGATGAATTCGAGTATTTCACCTGCCGTTGCAAGCTTCGATAAGAAGACAACGGCGCAGGCGGATGTAACCACGACAATGACGCTGAACGGCAACACGCTCAGCAGCATCCAGAACGGCGCATCAACGCTAATGCTGAACACGGATTACACCGTGTCGGGCAGTACGGTGACAATTAAGAAAGAGTATCTGGCGGCGCAGTCCGAAGGGACCACCAGCCTGACGATCAACTTCAACGCAGGCAACACGCAGACGCTGGCGATTACCGTAACCGACACGACGCCGACACCGGAAGCGATCCCGGCAGCAGCAATCGGCTATGAAGCCGAGCAGCTGACTGGACTGATAGAGAACGGAGTGTACACGGTGAACGGCACGACGGTGACGGCCGATTCTGCTGGCAAGCTGGCAATCGACAGCAGCTGGCTGGGCACAACCCTCTCGATTGTGAAGAAGGGAAATGGCACAACCACAAGTGACAGCGTGGCACAATCACTGCCAGTGCCAAGCCGCCCAGTGGCACCTGCTGGCGTCGGCAAGACGGATGAGACCACGGTGAATGGTCATGACGGCAGCCTGACTGGCGTGAATGCGACCATGGAATACAAGCTGAGCACGGCAGAAACGTGGAGCAACATCACCGGCACGAGCGTGACCGGACTTGTACCGGGCACGTATGATGTGCGGACGAAAGCAACCTTAAGCAGCTTTGCTTCGTCAGCAGTGCAAGTGACGGTTGGAACCTTCACCGCAACACCGGAGGCCATCCCGACGGCAGCAATCGACTATACAGCCGAGCAGCTGAGCGGACTGACAGCGAGCGGAGTGTACACGGTGAACGGCACGACGGTGACGGCAGATTCTGCCGGCAAGCTGGCGATCGACAGCAGCTGGCTGGGCACAACCCTCTCGATTGTGAAGAAGGGAAATGGCACAACCACAAGTGACAGCGCGGCACAATCACTGCCAGTGCCAAGCCGTCCGGTGGCACCTGCTGGCGTCGGCAAGACGGATGAGACCACGGTGAATGGTCATGACGGCAGCCTGACTGGCGTGAATGCGACCATGGAATACAAGCTGAGCACGGCAGAAACATGGAGCAACATCACCGGCACGAGCGTGACCGGACTTGTACCGGGCACGTACGATGTGCGGACGAAGGCAACCTCAAGCAGCTTTGCTTCGTCAGCTGTACAAGCGACAGTTGGAGCCTTCACCGCAACACCGGAAGCCATCCCGGCAGCAGCAATCAACTATGAAGCGGAGCAACTGACGGGCCTGTCAGCGAACGGGACATACACCGTGAACGGCACGACAGTGACGGCAACAGCAGACGGCAAGATTTCAATCGACAGCAGTTGGCTGGGTACAACCCTCTCGATTGTGAAGAAGGGAAATGGCACAACCACAAGTGACGGCGCGGCACAATCACTGCCAGTGCCAAGCCGTCCGGCGGCACCTGCTGGCGTCGGCAAGACGGATGAGACCACGGTAAATGGTCATAACGGCAGCTTGACTGGCGTGAATGCAGCTATGGAATACAAGCTGAGCACGGCAGAAGCATGGAGCAACATCACGGGCACGAGCGTGACCGGACTTGTACCGGACACGTACGATGTGCGGACGAAGGCAACGTCAAGCAGCTTTGCTTCGGCAGCAGTGCAAGTGACGGTTGGAGCCTTCACCGCAACACCAGAGACAATCCCGGCAGCAGCAATCAATTATGAAGCCGAGCAGCTGACGGGACTGACAGCGAACGGGACATATACGGTGAACGGCACGACGGTGACGGCCGATTCTGCTGGCAAGCTGGCAATCGACAGCAGCTGGCTGGGCACAACCCTCTCGATTGTGAAGAAGGGAAATGGTACAACCACAAGTGACAGCACGGCACAATCACTGCCAGTAGCAGGCCGCCCGGCGGCACCTGCTGGCGTCGGCAAGACGGATGAGACCACAGTGAATGGTCATGACGGCAGCCTGACTGGCGTGAATGCGACCATGGAATACAAGCTGAGCACGGCAGAAACATGGAGTAACATCACGGGCACGAGCGTGACCGGACTTGCGCCAGGCACGTACGATGTGCGGACAAAGGCAACGTCAAGCAGCTTTGCTTCAGCAGCTGTGCAAGTGACAGTTGGAGTCTTCACCGCAACACCGGAAGCGATCCCGGCAGCAGCAATCGACTATGAAGCGGAGCAACTGACGGGCCTGTCAGCGAACGGGACATATACGGTGAACGGCACGGCAGTGACGGCAGATTCTGCCGGCAAGCTGGCAATCGACAGCGGCTGGCTGGGCACAACCCTCTCGATTGTGAAGAAGGGAAATGGCACAACCACAAGTGACAGCGCGGCACAATCACTGCCAGTGCCAAGCCGTCCGGCGGCACCTGCTGGCGTCGGCAAGACGGATGAGACCACGGTGAATGGTATTGACGGCATCCTGACTGGCGTGAATGCAGCGATGGAATACAAGCTGAGCACGGCAGCAACATGGAGTGACATCACGGGCACGAGCGTGACCGGACTAGCACCGGGCACGTACGATGTGCGTACAAAAGCAACGTCAAGCAGCTTTGCTTCAGCAGCAGTGCAAGTGACGGTTGGAGCCTTCACCGCAACACCGGAAGCGATCCCGGCAGCAGCAATCGGCTATGAAGCCGAGCAGCTGACGGGACTGACAGCGAACGGGACATATACGGTGAACGGCACGGCAGTGACGGCAACAGCAGAAGGTAAGATTTCAATCGACAGCGGCTGGCTGGGCACAACCCTCTCGATTGTGAAGAAGGGAAATGGCACAACCACAAGTGACAGCGCGGCACAATCACTGCCAGTGCCAAGCCGCCCAGTGGCACCTGCTGGCGTCGGCAAGACGGATGAGACCACGGTGAATGGTCATGACGGCAGCCTGACTGGCGTGAATGCGACCATGGAATACAAGCTGAGCACGGCAGAAGCATGGAGCAACATCACCGGCACAAGCGTGACCGGACTTGCGCCAGGCACCTACGATGTGCGGACAAAAGCCACATCAAGCAGCTTTACTTCGGCAGCTGTGCAAGTGACGGTTGGAGTCTTCACCGCAACACCGGAAGCGATCCCGGCAGCAGCAATCGGCTATGAAGCCGAGCAGCTGACGGGACTGACAGCGAACGGAGTGTACACCGTGAACGGCACGACGGTGACGGCAACAGCAGAAGGTAAGATTTCAATCGACAGCAGCTGGCTGGGCACGACACTGAGCATTGTGAAAATGGGAGACGGTTCGACAACTACAGACAGTGCAGTGCAGACGCTGAGTATTCCATCCCGTGCTGCAGCTCCGGTTGGAGTTACGGTCACAGATGTTACTTACGGCGGAGCTAACAACGGTTCCATTCAGAATGTGACTCTCCAGATGGAGTATAAGAAGGGCAGTACAGGGTCTTGGACAGATGTGGAAGACACAGTGATAGTTAATCTTGCACCTGATACCTACTATGTCCGGGTAAAGGCAACATCAACGTCCTTTGCTTCAATTGAAGTTCAAGTTACCGTGCATGATTCTGATGCGGTTATACCGGCGGCACCTGAAGTTACAGCTGACGATCAGAGTAATAGGGTAGTCGGTCTGAATACGAGTATGGAATTTGCAGTAGACGATGGGCCTTATGTACGGTATGACGGAACTAACTTGCCGGATTTGAGCGGCGAGCATACAGTCAAGGTCAGAGTGGCAGCCAGCGGCTCTGTTCCGGCGGGGCCGGCAACCACCATCACGTTTACAACTAATGCCCCTATTCCTGCCGCAGGCTTGACGGTGAGCTCTAATGATCCTGTGGGTACAGCGAATAACGGTATGACACAAATTGTGGTTACCCCTGCACCAGCTGAAGGCCATGAAATTTTGTATAAGAATTTTGGCACAGGCAGCGTTGTTATACCTAATGCAGGAGACACACTTACTGGTTACACAGTTATTGGCAGTGCAGGGCTTATCCCAGCGTCCAATGGAGACAAGATCGGGATTGCAGAAGTTGATGCTGCAGGAAAAGTAGTGAAGTATGGTATTGCAATTGCTGCAGTATTGAACGATACAATAACACCTGATACCGGCAATACAGGGAATACGGGAAATAGCAGCAGCAGTGGAACTGCAATGACAAGTACTAGCGTGGTTACCAATATCATCGTCCTTGTGAATGGCAAAGAAGAGAATGCCGGACAAGCGACAATCACGACTAATGGGAATGTGAAGACCACGACCATAGCAGTAGATCCCGTCAAATTGCAGGCTAAGCTGGATGCGGAAGGCAGAGGGGCAGTCGTTACGATTCCGGTGACGATAGATTCCAATGTATTCGTAGGCGAGTTGAACGGCCAGATGGTTAAAAATTTGGAAAATGCTTCAGCGACACTGGTGCTTCAGACGAATACAGGTTCCTATACCCTGCCTGCTAAAGAAATTAATATTGGAGCGTTGGCCGGGCAGTTAGGAAATAGTATTAAGCTGGAGGATATCAAGCTGAAGATCACGATTGCCGAAGACTCTGCTGTCATGAAGCAGGTAGTGGCGGATGCCATCAGCAAAGGCGGTTATACACTGGTCGCACCTTCAGTGGATTTCACAGTTACAGCAACTTATGGGACATCGACAGTAGAAGTAGGCCGGTTTAATGTTTATGTGCAGCGGAGTGTAGCACTTCCGGATGGAGTTGATCCAAACCGGATTACTACAGGAATCGTGGTTGAACCGGATGGAACAGTACGGCATGTGCCGACCCGTATAATGCAGAAGAACGGAAGATATTATGCAGAGATTAACAGCCTTACGAACAGCTCTTATTCTGTAGTCTGGCACCCGTTGACTTTTGCAGATGTTGAGAATCACTGGGCGAAGGATGCCGTGAATGATATGGGATCGCGTCTGGTCATTAACGGAGTGAATCAAACGGCATTTAACCCGAATGCAGACATTACCCGGGCAGAGTTCGCAGCCATTATCGTACGCGGACTTGGACTGAAGCTTGGAGACGGGCAGGCGGCATATGCCGATGTTCCGGCCAGTGCCTGGTATGCAGGTGCAGTCCAGACCGCAGCCGGATATGGTCTGATTACCGGTTTTGAGGATGGAACCTTCCGTCCGGACGCCCTGATTACACGTGAGCAGGCAATGAACATCATCGCCAAAGCGATGAAGCTTACGGGTCTCGCAGAGCTTACCGGTACTGTAGACACAGCAAGTGTTCTCGGAGCCTTCACAGATGGCGGCAATGCAGGCAGCTGGGCGAAGGACAGTCTGGCGCTGGCAGCCAAGGCTGGTCTCATCACCGGGCGCGGCAACAGCAGTCTGGCAGCCAAGGCTAACGTTACCCGTGCTGAGGTAGCTGCCCTGATTCAGCGGCTGCTGCAGAAGTCGGATTTGATTAACTAA
- a CDS encoding carbohydrate-binding domain-containing protein — MKTIKLNSISVIALAALLTVSATGCSNTQSGNGGVTAAITQTAAATQAVSSGTASASDSDVQGTAEASVQDTSEWFSDRDLEQSADLTGATEMSLVSNQDVTLSEEGVYVLSGEAENVTVTVDAAEEAKVQIVLDGVSITNEDAPAIYVKAADKVFVTSTDSENYMNVTGSYVADGETNLDAVIFSRADLTLNGTGTLGIVSSQGNGISSKDELKITGGTYTIESAADALEANDAILIADGTITIDTQKDGLHSENEEDTTLGNIYIEGGTLEITAADDAITGNNLVQIDGGTLNIKTAVEGIEGNNIIINEGKITVYATDDGINATPKANADASIVVNGGTINVTMASGDTDAFDSNGNLYVNGGTINVEATSAFDADGTAELNGGTVTVNGEKITEITESRGGGGGGFRGGAGGGGRGTGQ; from the coding sequence ATGAAAACTATAAAACTGAACAGCATAAGCGTCATTGCATTGGCCGCATTACTTACGGTATCCGCCACAGGATGCTCTAATACACAATCCGGAAACGGAGGCGTTACTGCTGCAATCACTCAGACGGCTGCGGCCACTCAGGCAGTGTCGTCAGGTACAGCGTCAGCATCGGACAGCGATGTTCAAGGTACAGCAGAAGCTTCTGTTCAAGATACCTCCGAATGGTTCAGTGACCGGGATCTGGAACAGTCAGCTGACCTTACAGGGGCAACCGAAATGAGTCTGGTAAGCAATCAGGATGTGACGCTGAGTGAGGAAGGTGTATATGTCTTAAGCGGCGAGGCAGAGAATGTGACGGTAACGGTGGATGCTGCCGAAGAAGCCAAGGTTCAGATCGTCCTTGATGGCGTTAGTATCACCAATGAAGATGCACCGGCGATTTATGTGAAAGCAGCAGATAAAGTATTCGTTACCTCTACTGACAGCGAGAATTACATGAATGTGACCGGGAGTTATGTGGCGGATGGGGAGACGAATCTGGACGCAGTCATTTTCTCCAGAGCTGATTTGACCCTGAATGGAACCGGAACCTTAGGCATTGTGTCGAGTCAGGGCAACGGGATCTCTTCCAAGGATGAGCTCAAAATTACCGGAGGCACCTATACCATTGAGTCCGCTGCGGATGCACTGGAGGCGAATGATGCTATTCTAATCGCTGATGGAACCATTACGATAGACACGCAGAAGGACGGTCTGCATAGTGAGAATGAAGAGGACACGACTCTTGGGAATATCTATATTGAAGGCGGTACATTAGAAATCACTGCTGCGGATGATGCCATTACTGGCAACAATCTTGTGCAAATCGATGGCGGAACCCTCAACATTAAGACTGCTGTGGAAGGCATTGAGGGGAATAATATCATTATTAACGAGGGTAAGATTACAGTGTATGCGACAGACGACGGCATTAACGCTACGCCAAAAGCCAATGCAGATGCCTCAATCGTGGTAAACGGAGGCACCATAAATGTAACTATGGCCAGCGGAGATACGGATGCTTTTGATTCGAACGGCAATCTTTATGTGAATGGCGGAACCATTAATGTGGAAGCAACCTCCGCCTTTGATGCGGATGGTACAGCAGAATTAAATGGCGGCACGGTTACGGTCAATGGGGAGAAGATTACTGAAATCACGGAATCGCGCGGCGGCGGTGGCGGTGGCTTCCGGGGCGGTGCTGGCGGTGGCGGTAGAGGGACGGGGCAATAA
- a CDS encoding SDR family oxidoreductase has translation MANLQSKIALVAGATRGAGRGIATELGAAGATVYVTGRSTRAGRSEYDRPETIEETAELVTRAGGRGIPVQVDHLDPVQVQNLVNRIEQEQGRLDILVNDIWGAEKIIEWNTPVWEHSLEKGLRMLRLAIDTHLITSHFALPLLIKNKNGLIVEMTDGIADYNNNNYRVSMFYDQAKTSVIRMAWALAQEVQHYGCTAVALTPGWLRSEMMLEHYGVQEANWKDAAAGEPHFIISETPHFVGRAVAALAQDPELSQWNGQSLSSGALAQVYGFTDLDGSQPDCWRYMVEVVDAGKPANAEGYR, from the coding sequence ATGGCAAATTTACAAAGTAAAATTGCTTTAGTAGCCGGGGCAACAAGAGGAGCCGGCCGGGGAATCGCTACTGAACTGGGGGCAGCCGGGGCAACCGTATATGTGACCGGAAGATCGACCCGGGCCGGGCGTTCCGAATATGATCGCCCTGAGACTATAGAAGAAACGGCAGAGCTTGTCACCAGAGCCGGCGGCCGCGGAATTCCGGTGCAGGTCGATCATCTGGATCCTGTCCAGGTGCAGAATCTGGTGAACCGCATTGAGCAGGAACAAGGACGTCTTGATATTCTGGTGAATGATATTTGGGGTGCGGAAAAGATCATCGAATGGAATACCCCGGTGTGGGAGCACTCCCTTGAGAAAGGGCTGCGGATGTTACGGCTCGCTATCGATACGCATCTGATTACCAGTCACTTTGCCCTTCCCCTGCTGATCAAGAATAAGAATGGACTCATTGTCGAGATGACCGATGGCATCGCTGACTACAACAATAACAATTACAGGGTATCCATGTTTTATGATCAGGCCAAAACCTCTGTGATCCGCATGGCCTGGGCGCTCGCTCAGGAGGTTCAGCACTATGGATGTACGGCTGTCGCGCTTACCCCAGGCTGGCTGCGTTCGGAAATGATGCTCGAACATTATGGGGTGCAGGAAGCGAACTGGAAAGATGCCGCAGCCGGGGAGCCGCATTTCATCATCTCGGAAACGCCGCATTTTGTCGGCCGGGCTGTTGCTGCTCTTGCCCAGGATCCTGAGCTGTCACAGTGGAATGGTCAATCCCTGTCCAGCGGGGCGCTTGCGCAGGTATACGGGTTCACAGATCTTGACGGTTCGCAGCCGGATTGCTGGCGCTACATGGTTGAGGTCGTAGATGCCGGTAAACCGGCAAATGCAGAAGGGTACAGATAA